A single window of Rhipicephalus microplus isolate Deutch F79 chromosome 5, USDA_Rmic, whole genome shotgun sequence DNA harbors:
- the LOC142817446 gene encoding uncharacterized protein LOC142817446 gives MAQRWRILWRPFNAKDDNVRRVISACVVLHNFMMKESETSQCAYCPPETADQVDWQGNITEGNWRADDNSCAALPPLPKTACHTTRFAYEMRDLLAKHFITNGKVPW, from the exons ATGGCTCAAAGATGGCGTATCCTGTGGCGTCCTTTCAATGCCAAAGATGATAACGTCCGGCGAGTCATCTCTGCATGCGTGGTCCTTCACAATTTCATGATGAAAGAGTCGGAGACATCTCAGTGCGCCTACTGCCCTCCAGAGACAGCTGATCAGGTTGACTGGCAGGGTAACATCACCGAAGGCAACTGGAGGGCTGATGACAACAGCTGTGCTGCTCTGCCACCTCTACCGAAGACTGCTTGCCACACCACAAG GTTTGCTTACGAAATGCGGGACCTCCTGGCAAAGCACTTCATCACTAACGGCAAGGTGCCTTGGTAA